In Tachysurus fulvidraco isolate hzauxx_2018 chromosome 1, HZAU_PFXX_2.0, whole genome shotgun sequence, a single window of DNA contains:
- the LOC125138359 gene encoding ubiquitin carboxyl-terminal hydrolase 14-like isoform X3, whose protein sequence is MCDLSTSQQTKISQLPGYLTRRGSPQHQSPQDLASHNSSYYDLRAVPTHQGRSGSSSHYVGWVKRKEDPVRRRLTLEVWPGSRVEDVKTSISALRGIPQAH, encoded by the exons ATGTGCGATCTCAGTACATCACAGCAG ACTAAAATCAGTCAACTCCCAGGGTACCTGACAAGAAGAGGGAGTCCTCAACACCAAAGTCCTCAAG ATCTGGCCTCCCATAATAGCAGTTACTACGACCTGCGGGCTGTCCCGACGCATCAGGGCCGCTCAGGCTCCTCTAGCCATTATGTCGGATGGGTCAAGAGGAAAGAAG ACCCAGTTCGGCGACGTCTTACCCTAGAGGTCTGGCCAGGAAGCAGGGTTGAAGACGTAAAGACCAGTATATCTGCCCTAAGAGGGATTCCCCAAGCCCACTAG
- the LOC125138359 gene encoding ubiquitin carboxyl-terminal hydrolase 14-like isoform X1: MCDLSTSQQTKISQLPGYLTRRGSPQHQSPQDLASHNSSYYDLRAVPTHQGRSGSSSHYVGWVKRKEDSNGNLCGDPVRRRLTLEVWPGSRVEDVKTSISALRGIPQAH; the protein is encoded by the exons ATGTGCGATCTCAGTACATCACAGCAG ACTAAAATCAGTCAACTCCCAGGGTACCTGACAAGAAGAGGGAGTCCTCAACACCAAAGTCCTCAAG ATCTGGCCTCCCATAATAGCAGTTACTACGACCTGCGGGCTGTCCCGACGCATCAGGGCCGCTCAGGCTCCTCTAGCCATTATGTCGGATGGGTCAAGAGGAAAGAAG ATTCCAATGGAAATCTTTGTGGAGACCCAGTTCGGCGACGTCTTACCCTAGAGGTCTGGCCAGGAAGCAGGGTTGAAGACGTAAAGACCAGTATATCTGCCCTAAGAGGGATTCCCCAAGCCCACTAG
- the LOC125138359 gene encoding ubiquitin carboxyl-terminal hydrolase 14-like isoform X4 has product MCDLSTSQQTKISQLPGYLTRRGSPQHQSPQDLASHNSSYYDLRAVPTHQGRSGSSSHYVGWVKRKEVRRRLTLEVWPGSRVEDVKTSISALRGIPQAH; this is encoded by the exons ATGTGCGATCTCAGTACATCACAGCAG ACTAAAATCAGTCAACTCCCAGGGTACCTGACAAGAAGAGGGAGTCCTCAACACCAAAGTCCTCAAG ATCTGGCCTCCCATAATAGCAGTTACTACGACCTGCGGGCTGTCCCGACGCATCAGGGCCGCTCAGGCTCCTCTAGCCATTATGTCGGATGGGTCAAGAGGAAAGAAG TTCGGCGACGTCTTACCCTAGAGGTCTGGCCAGGAAGCAGGGTTGAAGACGTAAAGACCAGTATATCTGCCCTAAGAGGGATTCCCCAAGCCCACTAG